The genomic window ATTTTCACGAATTTCATGACGATTTTGTTTTTAGTCCTCATGAAAATATAATCCCTCAATTTTTCCTCCTATTCAAGAACAAGTTTACTTTTTTGTCAAATTCTATGTccgattttttgaaaaatatcaagaaCAGATTTTGTGTGCATTTAAAGTTGAAATAACACGTAAGACGACCAAAATGGAAAACTTATTGTTGCTGTCTTCATTATATTCATGAAAGTGCACTCTTTGTCCTGAATGGTCTACATGTCGGTGGTAATGTGGTAGGTGCACTCAAAGATGGGATATTACAACTAGCACAAACCTGGATAGCATCTTATCACATTCttattgtcctgaatatgcatgcaaACTATGACGCTGAATATTCAAATTCATGCGTCCGGAAAATCATATATAAACATGATGTCTAAGGATAAAAATACCCTATTGAGTAATCAACTAACGAAATGTTTATACGTTTTTATTTAgattaactgtttttttttattttgcatatgaATTTAAATTTACAGATTTATTAATTGAAGCACACATTAGGATATAGTATTTGTCTAACATATTCCCAGCAGATATACCgtatatagataaaaataaaatcggACAAGGAAAACATTGAGATTTCAATTGTCTTTTCGTCAATAAAAATGACCTTTAACTTAAGCGTAGTACTTAACTGAATTACATTTAAACATTACATTATTATAGTGTGTCTCACATAATGGGATatctcaaatataaaaataagaacatatatggttttagtgtcaatgagaaaactttccatccaagtcacaatgtataaaaagataAGAGTTATATAGGTCAAACTACGACCTTCAACAAGCAGCATTGGCTCACGCCGAATAACAAGCTAAAAAGTGGGATGTCCATTTGATGTGTCTTTGTACTTATACAacccgttattgtgttattgttctatgagaatttttgtattcttatcttccatttttgcttatgtgcttatttgtctatatgccttttctTAAAGAAATATTCGATTGAAAAAGCATGCAAATCAGGCTCGTGCTAATTAATCTTTATAAATTCCAACACCAAGAAGAAAGTGAAACAATACAAACACAAATGAGTgataataaaacaatacaaataataatagtttgttttttaaaactaggCCTATAGTTAACGTTACAAAAGCGTATCCTCTGTTCGTTATCTCGCTTGTTTATGAATACTGTAGCACACACGAGTAAAAGCTTTTCTGTTAATATCATTTCAATTTCTGAATTATTAAGCATGACTTTTTTACCAACCCTTTCTATagctgaaataaaaagaaaataaggctgctatacaaattttattgtttgtcttattaaataaattaaaacaaaatcttcgTTTGAAATACTTGACATAGAAAGAATTTGGCTTTTTGTTGTTATCAATCACTTAAGTTAGTGGTAAGAAAAAACATTCCTATAAAcctaaatataatttttttctgatacaagtgcCTGTGCTTTGCATCTTAACATTTAAATCAGCGTGACGGTTTTTAccttcatatatacatttttgtttatcatttcaaCCATTAATATGTCCATTTGAAGTCTACTGTCTTTCTTTAAATgcattactttttcaaatgtatatatgttaatgaATGTTTATAATGTTCACTGCATTACTTATTGttactttgttattttgttatattatgaATACTTATGTAGTATTTGTTATTGTTCACATACCCCTGTTTGGGGTCTTTGAGaaataaaaaacttgaaacttgaaacttgTTTGTTGTGTTAATAGGTGGTTGCAATACCTCATTGCCGTTTAGAGAGAGATGCGAATTGTTCTTTGATAAAAGCAAAATTggttaaggtagatcataagtatatgttttttgagacagaattttcttataatttgccaaaataaagaatttactatacttttttcaaaaatataataaaaagtatgggtcaccgtgctatttttcaagctatcaTGAGTTGTTGAAATTTGCAAAAaattggttagtttgttcatgaaaaaataaaaaattctatgtgatagaattttgaaataaattgtgagaagataggtttcataatatgttttaagaaaataaaaagaaaacatggtgtcaccgaattTGTTTtgttgctacaagtaaaaataaaaaatttccctattagccaagtataaattttgtactagaagagttatctccccttaaaaggctcatttaaaaaaatgattttaaaaacaaacaaaaaaattgatatttgttaaaatattttgtataatacaataaattaacaagttttctttatataaataaacagtctaaccattaaattccaaatctgtctccaaatttgcagatttgggtaAATAACTataccgattttgtactgtgattgtccaatccaagatggcggtatactaTAAATCTACCTTAAATCCCAGTTTTTgtcgaccgtgcaagggctgtatagccagtcaaggtcgttaaaaacttccatttgtttgattaacaagtttttttttaatcaacatgttCAGTCGtcaaatagaaacaaaatataaatattgaaagatttgaagaaaaaatgtcaTATGGTATGAATATCAGAAAAGAGCGAAGATCTCTCCTATTGAATGCCGAATTCCAATATTGCACAATTATAaattcaaaaacatcaaaattttgaaaaggtGTAATACTTTCTGCTCTATTTGCGATAAAGCTTACACTACCGCTATATATAAAAGCGTTTAGTCCATTGTCTTTGTCTTAACATCAATGGCAACATTAAATCATTATGTAATAGACATTCGAGTCCatgttttccttctttttttttaaaattaatcaaagttttattgcaCTTTTCCTGTTAACAATTAATTTTACTCAATCTACAGCTTCAATTAAGTATCccttaaattaaatattgaatatctaggaaaaaatattcaataaagtaTATCTTAAAAGTTAGATTTGAAACGGCTACATAAACTCACGTGTAATTTTCAAGTGGTTGTTTTCTTGCACTTTAATCTCATATTTCTTCTTATTTTCACTATCTAACACCTGTAAAAGAGACCGTatttaattcttaaatgtttTGTAAAGGTTTTAGTaatcaattaaaattagaaaaaaaacctaaaaagtCGATTGAATTCAGTGTGCTTTCACATGATCTATTCTGACATTTACTTGTATGAACATACACACACTGTATTATGATGTACGGGGGTAAAGTGCGAAACCTTGCCCTTATCTGGGCCCGTGTGTATATTGTTACAAATTAACTATAAAACGCGACTGGACATTTATAGGATCAGCACAAACACACAAtttatttaacaaacaaaacaaaaaagaaaaacaacaaatctTGTGTATTCTTTGACCTAAATAATATTTCTTCAAAGATGCCATGGAAACTCTGGCTTTAAGAAATTAAACAGCGCAAGACCTGTTGAAAAGGATTCAGATATgaggaattgaaaaaaaaacacatatttttataaagtctATTTCACAATATAAAATTAGAAACTGAATTAAGACTAATCATAGATTTGAGACTTACATATTTATTATGAATTGCTTTTATATTTGTCTGTGTTTATAAAAAAAgcagatgttgtatgattgccattgagacaactatcaacaaggaccgaatgacacagacattaacaactataggtcaccatacggccttcaacaacgagcaaagcccataacgtagagtcagctatacaaggccccgaaatgacaatgtaaaactttaaacaagaaaactaacgtcataattatgtacaaaaaatgaacggaaaacagatacatataaaataaaacgcGCAAATGTAATGAAAGATTGCGAGCGATCGTACACATATAAACGAAATCCAAAATCATGATCCCGTCGTTGTAATGTTTTCATATCTTGCAAGGTTTTCAAATTAGAGCGTTCTTTTTCTTAGAAAATCATCCGCTACTTACTATAAATGTTTCGGAAGTTGAGGAATCTTGTTTGATACAGAATACGTATTTTGAATTGGCATCATAAATTGCGTATCGGAAACCACATGGCGTCCATCTGCAAAATAATATAGTCAAATACTAGATGTCCAAAAGAGCCTGACGTGTATCGATCATCTATAATCTCGACACTATTTTAACGACCGAGTACCAATCGTATCAAATAAGGAAAATCACATAACACGTGTTTTGATATTAAAACACTAGAGCTTCATTTGAACAACCTGTTTAGACGATCTAGGTTGATTGCTTCATAAAttgtcaaagtaaaaaaaaaaccaatatttaacaaaaacaaaacaatgtctCTTTGTGCATAGTGCATTTAACGGACAAGGATTAATGTGATAGGTGATTATTGCTGGTAAATGTAGTTTCTACAAATCAAGAATGTGAAAAAGCTGATTCCCGACTTTGGGTGagggattttcttgctgcattgCAGGCCCGTTGGTGGCCTTCATCTGTTTCTTCCTCTTTGATCGGATTGTTGTGTCTGTTTTTTAActcaacatttatttcaaaataaataagattttgtcAGAAAGAAAACCATGCATATCTATCATACAGCAACCCTTAAGACTGATgcgtttacaatttttttttctctcaaaatgtatGTTCGTTCTTATGTACCTTAAAACCATCGAAAAGAAGAACACAATTTTGCATAacactatataaataacacatagctgagagggtgatagagcagattggtacctcgagaaaacattgtcaaccgcggcgaagccgaGATGTTTCTGAGCTTGAATATGTGATCACTGCACCCTTTATTGGCTCTAAAACCTGCTTGTTCTTTCCGCAGGGTGTCATCTAAAGCATCTACTATTCGCTTGGCA from Mytilus galloprovincialis chromosome 5, xbMytGall1.hap1.1, whole genome shotgun sequence includes these protein-coding regions:
- the LOC143074358 gene encoding uncharacterized protein LOC143074358, with the translated sequence MGESRFLITYPELRVVALANELDVVPVDIGFEVRCAETAKISITLDGENKMLMRVIVNGGEDKDLFNMDSEAHNCISQLVKVVRKFNVLLGRIDWCYIEYIWTPCGFRYAIYDANSKYVFCIKQDSSTSETFIVLDSENKKKYEIKVQENNHLKITPIERVGKKVMLNNSEIEMILTEKLLLVCATVFINKRDNEQRIRFCNVNYRPSFKKQTIIICIVLLSLICVCIVSLSSWCWNL